From the genome of Paludisphaera rhizosphaerae, one region includes:
- a CDS encoding Panacea domain-containing protein encodes MSRCVQEVSNYIVWDSHEAGSYLTLAKLQKLMYLAQARHLAIHGRPLFPGKFEAWAHGPALRSVHKRFEKYGWRNIDEFIPKPAIDPDAEKFLKCVLDEFGSFDARQLQAITNRDEAWIAARQGAPETIDGRWEGVISESLMRDAQRRRLNLEPAEV; translated from the coding sequence ATGAGTCGCTGCGTCCAGGAAGTCAGCAATTACATCGTGTGGGATTCCCACGAGGCCGGATCTTATCTGACGCTGGCGAAGCTCCAGAAGCTGATGTATCTGGCGCAGGCGCGACATCTGGCGATCCACGGTCGACCGTTGTTCCCGGGCAAGTTCGAGGCCTGGGCCCATGGCCCGGCTCTGCGGTCGGTCCATAAGCGGTTCGAGAAGTACGGCTGGCGGAACATTGACGAGTTCATCCCCAAGCCGGCGATCGACCCCGACGCCGAGAAGTTCCTCAAGTGCGTCCTGGACGAGTTCGGCTCGTTCGACGCTCGCCAACTCCAGGCGATCACCAACCGCGACGAGGCCTGGATCGCCGCTCGTCAGGGAGCCCCGGAAACCATCGACGGACGCTGGGAGGGGGTGATTTCCGAATCACTCATGCGCGACGCCCAGCGCCGGCGGCTCAACCTGGAGCCGGCGGAGGTTTGA
- a CDS encoding HAD family hydrolase, whose translation MIEAVVFDLYGTLIRLERDTRPYYRLARLIRPDAPGEAVRRSLLIPSLGIGDFATRLGGDPPSETADLEEDLRQDLLSARVFDDVFETLSSLREQGCKLGLSSNLAGPYKEPYRRCGLAPFFDAALFSCDVGRRKPESSVFKEMAEALGCDPARVVMIGDSRRSDYDGARAAGMAALHLCRGCGELGAGQLGSLRDLPQRLELGEREKDFPDPDRAIKAG comes from the coding sequence ATGATCGAAGCGGTCGTCTTCGACCTCTACGGCACCTTGATTCGGCTCGAACGCGACACGCGACCCTACTACCGCCTCGCCCGGCTCATCCGACCTGATGCACCGGGTGAAGCGGTCCGGCGATCGCTCTTGATCCCAAGTCTCGGGATCGGCGATTTCGCCACGAGGCTGGGGGGCGATCCGCCGTCGGAAACCGCCGATCTGGAAGAGGACTTGAGACAGGACCTCCTCTCCGCGCGCGTTTTTGACGATGTTTTCGAGACCCTCTCGTCCCTGCGAGAACAAGGCTGCAAGCTGGGGCTCAGTTCCAATCTCGCCGGCCCTTACAAGGAGCCGTATCGGCGGTGTGGGCTTGCGCCGTTCTTCGACGCAGCCCTGTTCTCTTGCGACGTCGGCCGTCGGAAGCCTGAGTCTTCGGTTTTCAAGGAGATGGCGGAGGCTCTCGGCTGTGATCCGGCGCGTGTCGTGATGATCGGAGACAGCCGCCGGTCGGACTATGATGGTGCAAGGGCGGCGGGGATGGCGGCTCTGCATCTGTGCAGAGGCTGTGGTGAACTCGGCGCTGGGCAGCTTGGCTCGTTGCGCGACCTGCCGCAGCGGCTGGAACTTGGCGAGCGGGAAAAAGACTTCCCTGATCCCGATCGCGCCATTAAGGCCGGTTAA